A genomic stretch from Litoribacterium kuwaitense includes:
- a CDS encoding ABC transporter permease, producing MKKRNPWLGVYTFLVFCFLLGPLVIISITSFGPDEVLKFPPDGFSLRWYQNIFEVDMFVSTFVTSMIVSFAGNIFALLLGIPAAYALSRYDFKGKALLNALFISPVLIPGVVLGFTLLKYIIVTFQLPVYAALFIGHTVLMLPFIVRVIASSLANFDFAIEEAAVSLGASRFETFFKIVLPNIRSGVIAGVVIAFLESFNNVDVSVFLTGPGVSTLPIQMLTYVENYFDPTIAAVSVLLMGLTAVLMFVIERLLGLAYFTKQ from the coding sequence ATGAAAAAAAGAAATCCGTGGCTTGGAGTGTACACATTTCTCGTCTTTTGTTTCTTGCTGGGGCCACTCGTCATTATCTCGATCACTTCTTTTGGGCCCGATGAAGTCTTGAAATTTCCGCCAGACGGTTTTTCACTCCGCTGGTACCAAAACATTTTTGAAGTCGATATGTTTGTATCCACGTTTGTGACGTCAATGATTGTGTCATTTGCAGGGAATATTTTTGCTTTGCTGCTCGGTATTCCTGCCGCATATGCGCTTAGCCGTTACGATTTTAAAGGTAAGGCGCTGCTAAATGCTTTATTTATTTCGCCAGTTTTAATTCCGGGGGTTGTCCTCGGGTTTACTTTGCTGAAATACATTATCGTTACTTTCCAGCTGCCGGTTTATGCGGCGCTGTTCATCGGGCATACCGTCCTTATGCTACCTTTCATCGTTCGGGTCATTGCTTCATCATTGGCAAATTTTGATTTTGCGATCGAAGAAGCCGCTGTAAGCTTAGGGGCGAGTCGATTTGAAACCTTTTTTAAGATCGTCTTGCCAAACATTCGTTCAGGTGTGATTGCAGGGGTCGTCATTGCGTTTCTTGAGTCATTTAATAACGTCGATGTATCCGTCTTTCTCACCGGACCCGGTGTCAGCACGCTTCCTATCCAGATGCTGACGTATGTTGAAAACTATTTTGATCCGACCATTGCAGCTGTGTCTGTGTTGCTCATGGGGTTAACAGCTGTGCTGATGTTTGTCATCGAACGACTATTAGGGCTCGCTTATTTTACTAAACAATAA
- a CDS encoding ABC transporter permease encodes MKKRYMYGLLLPGFFFLTVFMIVPIALTIGTTFIQDRTFTLEGYIYFFSDPYFLDILWTTLQVSLVTTIVCNVIGFPVAYYISKLGVRKKAVLLALAIFPLLTSAVVRSFSWMIILGRNGLFNDGLISLGLLEEPLEILYTPAAMMIGLIHLFLPLIIISLVGVMENIPDDLLEAAESLGASKIKSFWKIIVPLCVPGIIIGSILVFVGSLTAYTTPALLGGKQQVIATFLYQNAMTLNDWYLASIVATIMIVITFIVIGLMNALASKLNPKGYAS; translated from the coding sequence TTGAAAAAAAGATATATGTACGGGTTACTCCTGCCAGGCTTCTTTTTTCTAACAGTCTTTATGATTGTCCCTATTGCCTTAACCATCGGAACGACCTTTATCCAAGACCGCACCTTTACCCTTGAAGGTTATATATACTTTTTCAGTGATCCGTACTTTTTAGACATCCTTTGGACGACCTTACAGGTGAGTCTTGTGACGACAATTGTCTGTAATGTCATTGGCTTTCCGGTCGCTTACTATATTTCTAAGCTTGGTGTTCGAAAAAAAGCGGTGTTACTTGCGCTTGCTATTTTTCCATTGTTGACGAGTGCTGTCGTTCGGTCGTTTTCATGGATGATTATTCTTGGGCGGAACGGACTGTTCAATGATGGATTGATTAGTTTAGGACTTCTTGAAGAGCCATTGGAAATTTTATATACGCCTGCTGCGATGATGATCGGTTTAATTCATTTGTTCCTTCCATTAATTATTATCTCTCTCGTTGGTGTTATGGAAAATATCCCAGATGACCTATTAGAAGCTGCGGAGAGTCTCGGGGCTTCAAAAATAAAGTCGTTTTGGAAAATTATCGTTCCCCTCTGTGTGCCGGGGATTATTATCGGGAGTATTCTCGTATTTGTCGGCAGCCTGACCGCCTATACGACGCCTGCCTTATTGGGCGGGAAGCAGCAAGTCATCGCCACGTTCTTATATCAAAATGCGATGACGTTAAATGACTGGTACTTAGCTTCGATCGTTGCGACGATTATGATCGTCATTACGTTTATTGTCATTGGTTTAATGAATGCACTCGCCTCTAAATTAAATCCAAAGGGGTATGCCTCATGA
- a CDS encoding nucleoside hydrolase produces the protein MKVIMDVDTGIDDAIAISLMLGHPSVEMLGLTTVSGNVPLEQVVQNTRRLCTYLDASIPIYIGASKPLCRQAIHEHHVHGGNGLGGVDLPDGGNEHVHQSISAAQWMCETVTKHPHEVTLLMTGPLTNLALALAIDPDLPSKVHQVVFMGGAAQTYGNITPLAEFNIYVDPEAAKNVVHAGFRSLTMVGLDVTRQTLLTPAQLDTLPENKTSQLLKSMTAHYMKRYEERNGIQACAMHDPLAAGAVLWPDVLKTTPYYVDVETNSELCDGQTVCDIQERWKKAPNVDVATAVDAERFMSAMLAQLANKEESKS, from the coding sequence ATGAAGGTCATTATGGATGTTGATACGGGCATTGATGATGCCATTGCGATTTCCCTGATGCTGGGCCATCCATCTGTAGAAATGCTCGGATTGACAACAGTTAGCGGGAATGTACCATTGGAGCAGGTAGTCCAAAATACGCGTCGCCTTTGTACATATTTAGATGCCTCAATCCCTATCTACATCGGAGCGAGCAAGCCACTTTGTAGACAAGCCATCCATGAACATCATGTGCATGGGGGGAATGGGCTCGGTGGTGTTGACCTTCCAGACGGCGGGAACGAGCACGTGCATCAAAGCATTTCGGCGGCTCAGTGGATGTGTGAAACAGTAACGAAACACCCTCATGAAGTCACACTGTTAATGACTGGTCCGCTCACAAATTTGGCGCTCGCTTTAGCCATTGACCCCGATCTGCCTAGCAAAGTTCATCAAGTTGTTTTTATGGGTGGAGCTGCTCAAACGTACGGCAATATTACCCCTCTGGCTGAATTTAACATCTATGTCGACCCTGAAGCGGCAAAAAATGTAGTGCATGCAGGTTTTCGTTCATTGACGATGGTCGGTCTTGATGTGACGCGGCAAACGTTGTTGACCCCTGCCCAGCTTGATACATTGCCCGAAAATAAAACGAGTCAGCTGTTAAAAAGCATGACTGCGCATTATATGAAACGATATGAAGAACGGAACGGTATTCAAGCGTGTGCGATGCACGATCCACTTGCCGCCGGAGCAGTGTTATGGCCAGATGTCCTTAAGACAACGCCATATTATGTGGACGTAGAAACGAACAGTGAGCTGTGCGACGGCCAAACCGTATGCGACATCCAAGAACGGTGGAAAAAAGCGCCAAACGTTGACGTTGCTACAGCTGTCGATGCAGAACGTTTTATGAGCGCAATGCTAGCTCAGCTTGCAAATAAGGAGGAGAGCAAATCTTGA
- a CDS encoding ABC transporter substrate-binding protein codes for MKNLWLVIAAFMMAVLAGCNSPSEDAGAEKQELVVSTWGFASEFFEEEVYKPFEEKHDVDIVVDIGNNADRLNKVRQGTSAVDVIFLSDYYANQGISEGLFAEVDQEKLTNVDKIYDVAKAPLGEAYGPAYTIARFGIAYNPEAIDMEITSWSDLWEAELQGNLTVPGITTTTGPMMLDVASLVGGSETFNEDTAIEKSQELNENVVKYYGKTSELVNMFGQGEVAVGPVMEMYMSDLQEAVPSVEFVNPEEGSYAVMNTVNVVKTSEQQELAHEFINWMLSNEVQTASAKNGIDSPVNTEVELTEEEAQGLTYGKEVVESLRSLDMENVNENLKTWIERWNREVAR; via the coding sequence ATGAAAAATCTGTGGCTGGTCATTGCTGCATTCATGATGGCTGTATTGGCTGGGTGTAATTCGCCATCTGAAGATGCAGGCGCTGAGAAACAAGAGCTTGTCGTTTCGACATGGGGTTTTGCAAGCGAGTTTTTTGAAGAAGAAGTGTACAAGCCTTTTGAGGAAAAGCACGACGTTGATATCGTTGTTGATATTGGCAATAATGCTGACCGTTTAAATAAAGTCCGTCAAGGAACGTCTGCTGTAGATGTCATTTTCTTGTCTGATTATTACGCAAACCAAGGAATTTCAGAAGGTTTGTTTGCCGAAGTCGATCAAGAAAAGCTTACAAATGTAGACAAGATCTATGATGTAGCAAAAGCACCTCTTGGCGAAGCGTATGGACCAGCGTATACCATTGCACGCTTTGGAATTGCTTATAACCCAGAAGCCATTGATATGGAGATTACGTCTTGGAGTGATTTATGGGAGGCTGAGCTTCAAGGAAATCTTACGGTTCCCGGCATTACGACAACCACTGGACCAATGATGCTCGATGTCGCTTCTCTCGTTGGAGGATCAGAAACTTTTAATGAAGATACAGCGATTGAGAAATCTCAAGAGCTAAATGAAAATGTTGTAAAATATTATGGAAAAACGTCCGAGCTTGTCAATATGTTTGGTCAAGGGGAAGTGGCTGTCGGGCCTGTCATGGAAATGTATATGTCTGATCTGCAAGAAGCCGTTCCTTCAGTAGAGTTCGTCAATCCAGAAGAAGGCTCTTACGCAGTCATGAACACTGTCAATGTTGTAAAAACGAGTGAGCAGCAAGAATTGGCGCATGAATTTATCAATTGGATGTTAAGTAACGAGGTGCAAACCGCTTCGGCGAAAAATGGGATTGATTCCCCTGTGAACACAGAGGTTGAGCTCACTGAAGAAGAAGCTCAAGGTTTGACCTATGGAAAAGAAGTTGTCGAAAGTCTCCGCAGCCTTGATATGGAAAATGTCAACGAGAACTTAAAAACATGGATCGAACGCTGGAATCGGGAAGTTGCAAGATAA
- a CDS encoding carbohydrate ABC transporter permease codes for MKALRWFGKSANVVALMIVVAIFALPFFWMLSTSVKSLGETITFPPTILPETWMWENFGQAWNSGPFLQYIINSTIVAVGILILQFLTIVPAAYAFARYKFRGNAFFFGLTMVTLMIPTQLIFLPVYLQMSAFGILDTVWALILPFGSSAFGIFLLRQSFKQVPEELLEAARLDQASEWKIIWRIMLPMAKPVLITFALFSFITHWNDYFWPLVMTTTENARTLPLGIAKLREVEGGVAWNVLMAGNVMLVAPILVIFFFAQRHIIKAFVYTGVK; via the coding sequence ATGAAAGCACTCCGCTGGTTTGGGAAATCAGCCAATGTGGTGGCCTTAATGATCGTCGTTGCGATCTTTGCCTTGCCCTTTTTCTGGATGCTCTCGACCTCCGTTAAATCGCTTGGCGAAACGATTACCTTTCCGCCAACCATTCTTCCCGAGACGTGGATGTGGGAAAATTTTGGTCAAGCGTGGAATTCGGGTCCGTTTTTACAGTACATCATCAACAGTACGATTGTCGCTGTTGGCATTTTAATCTTGCAATTTTTAACGATTGTCCCAGCAGCATATGCATTTGCTCGCTACAAATTTAGAGGAAATGCTTTCTTTTTCGGTTTAACGATGGTGACGCTCATGATTCCGACGCAGCTGATCTTTTTACCTGTTTATTTACAGATGAGCGCTTTTGGCATATTAGACACCGTCTGGGCGTTGATTCTTCCATTCGGTTCGAGCGCTTTTGGAATCTTTTTACTCCGTCAGTCGTTTAAACAAGTCCCTGAAGAGCTTTTGGAAGCGGCTCGGTTGGATCAGGCGAGTGAATGGAAGATCATTTGGCGAATTATGCTCCCAATGGCAAAACCTGTATTAATTACCTTTGCGTTATTTAGCTTTATTACGCATTGGAACGATTATTTTTGGCCGCTCGTCATGACGACGACAGAAAATGCTCGTACACTCCCTCTAGGCATTGCGAAGCTACGTGAAGTTGAAGGCGGCGTTGCGTGGAATGTCTTAATGGCGGGAAATGTCATGCTCGTTGCACCAATCCTCGTCATCTTCTTCTTTGCCCAACGGCATATCATTAAAGCATTTGTCTATACAGGTGTAAAATAA
- a CDS encoding carbohydrate ABC transporter permease, with the protein MWQRLRPYVMIAPAVCIFLLFFIYPIFYMMYLSFFDWNFVSPDKDFVGVSNFTTLAGDEEFRQVFRNSLIYMAAVVALTISLSLLLALWLNQKARIYGFVQGAVFSPHIISLVSVALLWMWLMDTDHGLLNWVLGLFGLPKVDWLTSPDMALWSLILVAVWKGLGFNALVFIAGLQSIPPDMYEAAALDESGPVRTFFKITLPMLSPTLFFLTVINMIGSFQVFESISIMTQGGPINSTNTLVYYIYEYGFRFFKIGYASAAGVILLVMLAILTIAYFKLMERKVHYR; encoded by the coding sequence ATGTGGCAACGGCTAAGACCTTATGTCATGATTGCTCCGGCTGTATGTATTTTTCTCCTATTCTTTATTTATCCGATCTTTTACATGATGTATTTAAGCTTTTTTGACTGGAACTTTGTCAGCCCAGACAAGGATTTTGTTGGCGTAAGTAATTTTACTACTTTAGCTGGTGATGAAGAATTCCGTCAGGTGTTTCGAAATTCCTTGATCTATATGGCTGCCGTCGTTGCGTTGACGATTTCCTTATCGTTGCTCCTTGCTTTATGGTTGAACCAAAAAGCGCGTATCTACGGGTTTGTGCAAGGCGCGGTATTTAGTCCGCACATTATCTCTCTTGTCTCGGTCGCTTTGCTCTGGATGTGGCTGATGGATACGGATCACGGGCTTCTCAATTGGGTTCTAGGTCTCTTTGGATTGCCTAAGGTAGACTGGCTGACAAGTCCGGATATGGCTCTATGGTCACTCATTTTAGTTGCTGTTTGGAAAGGTCTAGGCTTTAATGCACTCGTATTCATTGCCGGTCTGCAAAGTATTCCGCCAGATATGTATGAGGCAGCGGCGCTTGATGAGTCGGGTCCTGTCCGAACATTCTTTAAGATTACGCTGCCGATGCTATCTCCAACCTTGTTCTTTTTAACGGTGATTAATATGATCGGCTCGTTCCAAGTGTTTGAGTCGATTTCCATTATGACACAAGGGGGTCCGATCAATTCGACAAACACACTCGTTTACTACATTTACGAGTATGGGTTCCGCTTCTTCAAGATTGGGTATGCATCTGCGGCAGGAGTCATACTTCTCGTGATGTTAGCCATTTTAACGATTGCTTACTTTAAACTGATGGAACGAAAAGTCCATTATCGATAA
- a CDS encoding ABC transporter ATP-binding protein → MAEIILENVTKTFGDANVVNNINVTIKDGSFTVLVGPSGCGKSTTLRMIAGLEKQTSGNIFIGGTCVNDKVPGKRDIAMVFQNYALYPTMTVRGNIEFGLKNKKVPKQERERLIADICDIVGLTPYLDKKPQYLSGGQRQRVALARAMVKKPSVFILDEPLSNLDAKLRSQMRTELIQLHKRLGTTFVYVTHDQVEAMSMGDEIVILDQGEIQQADTPMKVYHQPRNMFTAQFIGTPAMNIFPLEEMVFGMSDVPKKTSFVGFRPEHASLEQDEHATNTITLNCEVITVEPLGSETIYQLKCGQSVFFVKAFLAPMHMESHVQVYVPEERLYFFDREGGRVMNKPVQSMDTSEAEPLLAERA, encoded by the coding sequence ATGGCTGAGATTATTTTAGAAAACGTCACGAAGACCTTTGGAGATGCAAATGTCGTCAACAATATTAATGTCACGATCAAGGACGGTTCTTTTACCGTTCTGGTCGGCCCATCTGGATGTGGAAAATCAACAACGCTCAGAATGATTGCTGGCTTAGAAAAGCAAACATCAGGAAATATCTTTATTGGAGGAACGTGTGTTAACGATAAGGTGCCTGGAAAAAGGGATATTGCCATGGTGTTTCAAAATTACGCATTGTATCCGACGATGACGGTTCGCGGGAACATCGAATTTGGCTTAAAGAATAAAAAAGTGCCCAAGCAAGAGCGTGAGCGTTTAATTGCAGATATATGTGATATTGTCGGTTTGACACCTTATCTCGACAAAAAGCCACAATATTTATCGGGCGGACAGCGTCAACGTGTCGCGCTCGCACGGGCAATGGTGAAAAAGCCGTCTGTGTTTATTTTAGATGAACCTTTATCAAACTTGGACGCAAAACTTCGTTCACAGATGCGCACGGAGCTCATTCAATTACACAAACGTCTCGGCACGACGTTTGTGTATGTCACTCATGACCAAGTCGAAGCAATGTCAATGGGCGACGAGATCGTCATTTTAGATCAAGGTGAAATTCAACAAGCGGATACGCCGATGAAAGTGTATCATCAGCCGCGAAACATGTTTACAGCACAGTTTATCGGTACACCAGCAATGAACATTTTTCCATTAGAGGAAATGGTGTTTGGGATGTCTGATGTTCCTAAAAAAACATCTTTTGTTGGCTTTCGTCCAGAGCATGCATCACTTGAACAGGATGAGCATGCGACGAACACGATCACTTTAAACTGTGAAGTGATCACTGTTGAGCCACTCGGAAGTGAAACCATCTATCAGTTGAAATGTGGTCAGTCGGTCTTCTTTGTGAAAGCATTTTTAGCGCCCATGCATATGGAATCGCATGTGCAAGTCTATGTCCCAGAAGAGCGTTTGTATTTCTTTGACCGCGAAGGGGGTCGTGTTATGAATAAGCCGGTTCAGAGTATGGATACGTCTGAAGCAGAACCTTTGCTGGCGGAAAGGGCGTAA
- a CDS encoding ABC transporter substrate-binding protein — MKKQQGILLFLMVTLVLVLAACGSSAGSESQSSSSEGSTNEGSGEASDEKVEITYWYAWGDKIQENNQNLVKQFNESQDRIHVNAEYQGSYADLHAKTQAAFAAGNAPEVTQNEIASVGVFAKNGMTEKLTPFAENDEDINMDDFIEGLMGNSYVNGDLYALPYLRSTPILYLNATLLEENGLDPTGPKTWEEFEAYAKALTVKDERVGITMPISIWFYEAFIAQSGGQMMNEDATEVTFHEEPGVEALAFWNQMNDAGYMKIPTGDESGDQALQDFANGRSGMYFSSTADLSKLIDIADEQGFELNTTFMPANDDYGVPTGGANLVMTAGLDEEKQKAAWEFIKWMTAEEQTIYASQYTGYLPSRTSAVDSEEMKSFYEEIPQYRVAVDQLEFARPRPMHEAYPEISKELADQMMRTVLEDLSPEEALNAAAESAASLLK, encoded by the coding sequence ATGAAAAAACAACAAGGCATTTTGCTTTTTCTTATGGTGACATTAGTGCTTGTTCTAGCCGCATGTGGATCATCTGCAGGGAGTGAATCTCAATCATCCTCATCAGAGGGAAGCACTAATGAAGGTTCAGGTGAAGCTTCAGACGAAAAAGTCGAAATCACCTACTGGTACGCGTGGGGAGACAAAATTCAAGAAAACAACCAGAATCTCGTAAAACAATTTAATGAATCTCAAGACCGCATTCACGTCAACGCCGAATACCAAGGCTCTTATGCTGACTTGCATGCGAAAACACAAGCAGCATTTGCAGCGGGAAATGCACCTGAAGTAACCCAAAACGAAATCGCTTCTGTCGGTGTCTTTGCTAAAAACGGCATGACGGAAAAGTTAACGCCATTTGCAGAAAACGACGAAGACATCAATATGGATGATTTTATTGAAGGGTTGATGGGAAACTCTTACGTGAATGGCGACCTCTACGCCTTACCATACTTACGCAGTACGCCAATTTTATATTTAAATGCCACATTGCTTGAAGAGAATGGTCTTGATCCAACAGGTCCGAAAACGTGGGAAGAATTTGAAGCGTATGCGAAAGCACTGACTGTCAAAGACGAGCGTGTCGGGATTACGATGCCGATTAGCATTTGGTTCTATGAAGCATTTATTGCCCAATCCGGCGGACAAATGATGAATGAAGACGCAACTGAAGTGACGTTCCATGAAGAGCCGGGCGTTGAAGCATTAGCATTTTGGAATCAAATGAACGATGCAGGATACATGAAAATTCCGACAGGTGATGAATCTGGAGATCAGGCACTGCAAGATTTTGCGAATGGCCGCTCGGGTATGTATTTCTCATCTACAGCTGACCTTTCCAAGCTGATCGATATTGCAGATGAGCAAGGCTTTGAGTTGAACACGACCTTTATGCCAGCGAACGACGATTACGGTGTGCCTACTGGTGGAGCAAACCTTGTCATGACAGCAGGTTTAGATGAAGAAAAACAAAAGGCAGCGTGGGAATTCATTAAGTGGATGACGGCGGAGGAGCAAACGATTTACGCCAGCCAGTACACGGGATATTTGCCAAGTCGTACGTCTGCAGTTGACTCTGAAGAAATGAAGTCTTTCTATGAAGAAATTCCCCAATACCGTGTGGCTGTTGACCAGTTAGAATTTGCACGCCCTCGCCCAATGCACGAGGCTTATCCAGAAATCTCAAAAGAGCTGGCGGATCAAATGATGCGGACCGTACTGGAAGATCTTTCTCCGGAAGAAGCATTAAACGCTGCTGCAGAATCAGCGGCGAGCTTACTGAAGTAA
- a CDS encoding ABC transporter substrate-binding protein → MRQKLTALTFLMMTVLMVLSACGSAQQASGSESGSADENVNEEGSTDKINITYWYAWGDKIQENNENLVKMFNESQDRIHVTAEYQGTYDDLHAKTQAAFAAGNAPEVTQNEIASVGVFANNGMTESLTPFVEQDDIDMDDFIEGLMGNSYVNGDLYALPYLRSTPILYLNASMLEENGLDPAGPKTWAEFEEYAQALTVEEERVGITMPIDIWFFEAFVAQSGGQTMNDEGTEVTFQEEPGVEAVTFWKELEQAGYMKVPTGDEAGDQAMQDFVNGRSGMYLTSTAGLSNVLSIADEKGFEVNTTFMPANDDYGVPTGGANLVMTAGLDAEKQEAAWEFIKWMTSTEQTAYASEYTGYLPSRTSAVESEKMKALYEKTPQYRVAVDQLEYARPRPMAEAYPEITKVLRDEILRTIIEDVSPEDALNTAADKASKLLK, encoded by the coding sequence ATGAGACAAAAGCTCACAGCACTTACTTTCCTTATGATGACAGTTTTAATGGTGTTAAGCGCATGTGGATCAGCGCAGCAGGCATCGGGAAGTGAATCAGGCTCGGCCGATGAGAACGTTAATGAAGAAGGCAGCACAGACAAGATCAACATTACATACTGGTACGCGTGGGGCGACAAGATTCAAGAAAACAATGAAAACCTTGTAAAAATGTTCAACGAATCTCAAGATCGTATTCACGTTACGGCAGAATATCAAGGTACGTATGATGATTTGCACGCCAAAACACAAGCCGCCTTTGCTGCTGGCAATGCGCCTGAAGTGACGCAAAACGAGATCGCTTCTGTCGGTGTATTTGCTAATAATGGGATGACGGAAAGCTTAACACCTTTTGTTGAACAAGATGACATCGATATGGACGACTTTATTGAAGGGCTGATGGGGAACTCTTACGTCAATGGCGATCTATACGCCCTGCCATATTTACGAAGCACACCAATCCTTTATTTAAATGCGTCAATGCTCGAAGAAAATGGTCTCGATCCAGCCGGACCGAAAACGTGGGCAGAATTTGAAGAATATGCGCAAGCATTAACTGTCGAGGAAGAACGCGTCGGAATCACGATGCCAATTGACATTTGGTTCTTCGAAGCGTTTGTCGCGCAATCAGGTGGACAGACGATGAATGATGAAGGAACGGAAGTGACGTTCCAAGAAGAACCAGGCGTAGAGGCAGTTACCTTTTGGAAAGAACTTGAGCAAGCTGGTTATATGAAGGTTCCAACAGGTGATGAAGCAGGGGATCAAGCGATGCAAGACTTTGTAAACGGTCGCTCTGGCATGTATTTAACATCGACGGCTGGCTTGTCAAATGTCCTTTCGATTGCGGATGAAAAAGGCTTTGAAGTAAATACGACATTTATGCCAGCCAATGATGATTATGGTGTGCCGACAGGGGGAGCCAACCTTGTCATGACAGCAGGCTTAGATGCAGAAAAGCAAGAGGCGGCTTGGGAATTTATTAAATGGATGACTTCAACAGAGCAAACGGCTTATGCGAGTGAATACACAGGCTATTTACCGAGCCGTACATCGGCAGTCGAGTCAGAAAAAATGAAGGCATTATATGAAAAAACGCCACAGTACCGTGTCGCCGTTGACCAGCTAGAATATGCACGCCCACGTCCGATGGCAGAAGCGTATCCTGAAATTACAAAGGTTCTTCGGGATGAAATTTTGCGCACGATCATTGAAGATGTGTCTCCAGAAGATGCGCTCAACACGGCTGCTGATAAGGCTAGTAAGTTATTGAAGTAG
- a CDS encoding DUF2087 domain-containing protein: MQLEKLVSFHKALADHNRIRILMLLSSRQPMSGQALAQTLAVTPATITHHIGKLKQASLIYERREKNTAFYYVNATVLERSSKALLTMLEKGVEEKMTDSENLFRQRVLDAFFQDGALTRLPAQLKKKLIVLEALVAKLEKDKKYTEVELNGFIRQYYEDVATVRREFIMHGFMYRAAGVYEMNPKEMWESWQHLS; this comes from the coding sequence ATGCAGCTTGAAAAATTGGTGTCTTTTCATAAAGCGCTTGCTGACCATAATCGCATACGAATTCTTATGCTGTTGTCTTCACGCCAGCCGATGAGTGGTCAAGCGTTGGCGCAAACGTTAGCGGTGACGCCTGCGACGATTACGCATCACATCGGAAAGTTAAAACAAGCTAGCTTAATCTATGAAAGAAGAGAGAAGAATACGGCTTTTTACTACGTAAATGCTACTGTGCTTGAACGATCATCTAAGGCGTTACTAACAATGCTGGAAAAAGGAGTCGAAGAAAAAATGACAGATTCAGAGAATCTTTTCCGACAACGCGTCCTCGATGCTTTTTTTCAGGATGGCGCTTTAACACGCCTACCGGCACAGTTAAAGAAAAAGCTGATCGTCTTGGAGGCGCTTGTTGCAAAGCTAGAGAAAGACAAGAAATATACAGAAGTAGAGCTGAATGGATTTATTCGTCAATATTATGAAGACGTAGCCACCGTTCGTCGTGAATTTATCATGCACGGATTTATGTATCGCGCAGCGGGCGTGTATGAAATGAACCCAAAAGAAATGTGGGAATCTTGGCAGCACTTAAGCTAA
- a CDS encoding cupin domain-containing protein: MYQHPYTYAYPYSLTSPTYQVRDLSSEADAILEGIKEKAQIIDLHERLAECAPTEQLKKDMLTAAEVEKEQLTQLKHFYTSQTRTQPSYEVEPINFSDYREGLEKGYEAAINGYNTFFDRSLTHQHSPIRNVLARACHDEMAHAQRFFYLSSQEKNNMQRKDYGGKPYVVDIEEATKQNKTFRTALWTGDHLQVTLMSIPVGEDIGLEIHPNVDQFLRIGQGQGLVQMGDLKEQLTFERKVYDDYAIMIPAGKWHNLTNTGRKPLKLYSIYAPPEHPFGTVHRTKADAIAAEANE; this comes from the coding sequence ATGTATCAACATCCTTACACCTATGCGTATCCGTACTCCTTGACTTCACCTACCTATCAAGTGAGGGATTTGTCTTCCGAAGCAGATGCCATCCTTGAAGGAATAAAAGAAAAAGCACAAATCATTGATTTACACGAGCGGCTGGCTGAATGTGCACCAACAGAGCAACTAAAAAAAGATATGCTGACTGCAGCAGAAGTTGAAAAAGAGCAGCTTACACAGTTAAAGCACTTCTACACGTCCCAAACGAGAACACAGCCTTCCTATGAGGTTGAACCAATCAATTTTTCAGACTATCGGGAGGGATTGGAAAAAGGATATGAAGCCGCCATAAATGGGTACAACACTTTTTTTGATCGATCGCTTACGCATCAGCATTCACCGATTCGTAATGTCCTTGCGAGAGCCTGTCATGACGAAATGGCACACGCTCAGCGATTTTTCTATTTATCATCTCAAGAAAAGAACAACATGCAACGCAAAGATTACGGAGGTAAGCCTTACGTTGTAGATATTGAAGAGGCGACAAAACAAAACAAAACGTTTCGGACCGCGTTATGGACAGGTGACCATTTACAAGTAACGTTAATGAGTATTCCTGTCGGAGAAGACATTGGCCTTGAAATCCATCCAAATGTAGATCAATTTTTGCGGATTGGACAAGGGCAAGGGCTTGTGCAGATGGGGGATCTCAAAGAGCAGCTCACGTTCGAGAGAAAGGTTTATGATGATTATGCCATTATGATTCCGGCGGGAAAGTGGCATAACTTGACCAATACGGGGAGAAAGCCCTTAAAACTGTACTCGATCTATGCTCCGCCTGAACATCCTTTTGGAACAGTCCACCGAACAAAAGCTGATGCCATTGCCGCGGAAGCGAATGAATAA